The Nitrospira sp. genome window below encodes:
- a CDS encoding OmpA family protein, producing MQKGPSQVSSGNITPTVMGPQKETKDIVILASLVIALAGLSALAWIYTGVNEPTTIKTPSEKVEPATVSELLKKASPLTQAEASTTSSLPVTAPAAPSPDIIHSDIYFEVGRKGLTDEAKAQLSAQGELLKQQQDYAVLIQGYTDQQGSERYNKKLGLKRAETVKAELLKAGVAEHQMKVVSLGEEGVLCVDNSDLCKHLNRRVHLEIRKIGQEHLVIPAVAATTAIDPAEQSVEQQASGQADGSTGNMPPSSSDPAITTFDPASGS from the coding sequence ATGCAAAAAGGTCCATCCCAGGTTTCGTCAGGCAACATCACCCCCACCGTTATGGGACCCCAGAAAGAGACGAAGGACATCGTCATCCTCGCCAGTCTGGTGATCGCCCTTGCCGGGTTGTCCGCCCTCGCCTGGATCTATACGGGGGTGAACGAACCGACGACCATCAAAACGCCCTCTGAGAAGGTCGAACCGGCCACAGTATCGGAGCTCCTCAAGAAGGCCAGCCCCTTGACCCAGGCCGAAGCCTCGACCACCTCCTCCCTGCCAGTCACAGCCCCGGCGGCTCCCTCGCCGGACATTATCCATTCCGACATCTACTTCGAAGTGGGGCGCAAAGGCCTCACGGACGAGGCCAAGGCCCAGCTCTCGGCACAGGGCGAGCTGCTGAAGCAGCAGCAGGACTATGCCGTGCTGATCCAGGGCTATACCGACCAGCAGGGCTCGGAACGCTACAACAAGAAGCTGGGGTTGAAGCGGGCTGAGACGGTGAAGGCCGAACTGCTCAAGGCCGGAGTAGCCGAGCACCAGATGAAGGTGGTGAGCCTCGGAGAAGAGGGCGTGCTTTGCGTGGACAACAGCGATCTCTGCAAACACCTGAATCGGCGGGTGCATCTGGAAATCCGCAAGATCGGCCAGGAACATCTGGTGATCCCGGCGGTTGCCGCCACAACGGCGATCGATCCGGCTGAACAGTCCGTCGAGCAGCAGGCCTCGGGCCAGGCCGACGGCTCGACCGGCAACATGCCTCCCTCCTCGTCCGATCCGGCCATCACCACGTTTGACCCGGCGTCGGGC